In a single window of the Micromonospora inositola genome:
- a CDS encoding universal stress protein, with protein sequence MAAPTHGAVVVGVGSSDEDLQVVREAAGEAATHGRPLHLLHAFNWAAALKAPSVAESRAAAEDLLERAGQVVGEVEPAVPVSGEIVEGRPVEALIRASESAFMVALGDGGMADCPDCVPADAPAVQLAARAGCPVLVGRAEPAPKGPVLIGVDGSPSSQAALDFAFDTAERRAARLLAVRVVEPGRPDDGDDVLAATVARHAERYPSVAAECHTVRGDPGTVLVEQSRSAQLALVGARGDEPWRGMLGAVSQTLLYHAPAPVIVVRGLEPAPPVGT encoded by the coding sequence ATGGCCGCACCCACCCATGGGGCCGTCGTGGTCGGCGTCGGGTCGTCGGACGAGGACCTCCAGGTGGTTCGGGAGGCCGCCGGCGAGGCCGCCACCCACGGCCGCCCGCTGCACCTGCTGCACGCCTTCAACTGGGCCGCTGCGCTGAAGGCGCCGTCGGTGGCCGAGTCACGCGCCGCGGCGGAGGACCTGCTCGAACGGGCCGGCCAGGTCGTCGGCGAGGTCGAGCCGGCGGTCCCGGTGAGCGGCGAGATCGTCGAGGGCCGCCCGGTGGAGGCCCTGATCCGCGCCTCGGAATCGGCGTTCATGGTGGCGCTCGGTGACGGCGGGATGGCCGATTGCCCGGACTGCGTACCGGCCGACGCACCGGCCGTGCAACTCGCCGCCCGGGCCGGCTGCCCGGTGCTCGTCGGCCGCGCCGAACCGGCGCCGAAGGGACCGGTGCTGATCGGAGTGGACGGCTCGCCGAGCTCCCAGGCCGCCCTCGATTTCGCCTTCGACACCGCCGAGCGCCGCGCGGCCCGACTGCTCGCCGTACGGGTGGTCGAGCCCGGCCGGCCGGACGACGGAGACGACGTGCTCGCCGCGACCGTGGCCCGGCACGCCGAGCGGTACCCGTCCGTGGCCGCGGAGTGCCACACCGTCCGCGGCGACCCCGGCACCGTCCTGGTCGAACAGTCCCGGTCCGCGCAGTTGGCGCTGGTCGGCGCGCGCGGCGACGAACCGTGGCGGGGCATGCTCGGCGCGGTCAGCCAGACCCTGCTCTACCACGCGCCGGCCCCGGTGATCGTCGTCCGTGGACTGGAGCCCGCGCCGCCGGTCGGGACATGA
- a CDS encoding Clp protease N-terminal domain-containing protein, whose protein sequence is MFERFTDRARDVVRRAVDEARAEGQRPVGTEHLLLGVLADDGNLAVRVLTDLGVPADDLRAAVARHVAHGGVGLGDADAAALREIGIDLAAIVARIEESFGPDALREAVPAPRRRWGRRRYVGGPFSPRSKKVLELALREAIRLRHHHIGTEHILLGLLREGNGLAALVLAEAGVDLDDLRRRVETALRTAA, encoded by the coding sequence ATGTTCGAACGGTTCACCGACCGCGCCCGCGACGTCGTCCGTCGCGCGGTGGACGAGGCCCGGGCCGAGGGGCAGCGCCCCGTCGGCACCGAGCACCTGCTGCTCGGCGTCCTCGCCGACGACGGGAACCTGGCCGTGCGCGTCCTCACCGACCTCGGCGTCCCCGCCGACGACCTGCGGGCCGCCGTCGCGCGGCACGTGGCGCACGGTGGCGTCGGGCTCGGCGACGCCGACGCGGCCGCGCTGCGGGAGATCGGCATCGACCTGGCCGCCATCGTGGCCCGGATCGAGGAGTCCTTCGGCCCTGACGCGCTGCGCGAGGCGGTGCCCGCCCCGCGTCGCCGCTGGGGCCGCCGGCGGTACGTCGGTGGCCCGTTCTCCCCGCGGTCGAAGAAGGTGCTGGAGCTGGCGCTGCGGGAGGCGATCCGGCTGCGGCACCATCACATCGGCACCGAGCACATCCTGCTCGGCCTGCTCCGCGAGGGGAACGGGCTGGCCGCGCTCGTCCTCGCCGAGGCCGGCGTCGACCTCGACGACCTGCGTCGGCGGGTGGAGACGGCGCTGCGGACGGCGGCCTGA
- a CDS encoding endonuclease/exonuclease/phosphatase family protein — MLRVMTWNIRTGGRDRDGNDRLDRIVAVVTAQRPDVLALQELRGFDRGGLLADVAGRVGMTPQLARSCLGQPVAVLVRPPLRVLASGRVRRPFHHAAATAVVATSAGPLTVVSTHLDPYSGGRRRMEADWLAAAVRRAGGPLALLAGDLNTLDPTVDHTERLAGLPDLYRRRHLRRDGRTVDTRAVSRLLAAGLVDLWPHAGGAEPDGLTVPTRHGGAEFAAMRLDYLLATPAVAALTRQVRVIRDGEADRASDHYPVVADLELATG, encoded by the coding sequence ATGCTGCGGGTGATGACCTGGAACATCCGGACCGGCGGCCGGGACCGCGACGGGAACGACCGGCTGGACCGGATCGTGGCGGTCGTCACCGCGCAGCGGCCCGACGTGCTGGCCCTTCAGGAGCTGCGCGGCTTCGACCGGGGCGGACTGCTGGCCGACGTGGCGGGCCGGGTGGGCATGACGCCGCAGCTGGCCCGCTCGTGTCTCGGGCAGCCGGTCGCGGTGCTGGTCCGCCCGCCGCTGCGGGTGCTCGCGTCGGGCCGGGTCCGTCGGCCGTTCCACCACGCCGCCGCCACGGCCGTGGTCGCCACCTCGGCCGGACCGTTGACCGTGGTCAGCACGCACCTCGACCCGTACTCCGGTGGCCGGCGGCGGATGGAGGCCGACTGGCTGGCGGCGGCAGTGCGGCGCGCCGGCGGTCCGCTGGCCCTGCTCGCCGGCGACCTGAACACCCTCGACCCGACCGTCGACCACACCGAGCGGCTGGCCGGCCTGCCCGACCTCTACCGCCGTCGGCATCTGCGCCGCGACGGCCGTACCGTCGACACCCGCGCGGTGTCCCGGCTGCTCGCGGCCGGCCTGGTCGACCTCTGGCCGCACGCCGGCGGCGCGGAGCCGGACGGGCTGACCGTGCCGACCCGGCACGGCGGAGCCGAGTTCGCCGCGATGCGCCTGGACTATCTGCTCGCCACCCCGGCGGTGGCCGCGCTGACCCGCCAGGTCCGGGTGATCCGCGACGGGGAGGCCGACCGGGCCTCCGACCACTACCCGGTGGTCGCCGACCTGGAGCTGGCGACGGGCTGA
- a CDS encoding GAP family protein — translation MNLLTVLPLALVMIAGPQLVSAVFLAASRDPRRGSVAYLSGAALGMLVALTVWYVVFRAVKHTAGGDQEGRGRRLVDWIVLALLLALMVIVFLHRKRNQTPAWMTKLEDPGPRFAFGLGLLLLTATPSNEVIMASVAGSLAGHDRPWWHLLPFLVLTLLLLALPLLALLLLGRRATAALPKVRDWANAHSWVISELVTLIFVAIVAADLVK, via the coding sequence ATGAACCTGCTGACCGTCCTGCCGTTGGCGCTGGTCATGATCGCCGGACCCCAGCTGGTCAGCGCCGTGTTCCTGGCCGCCAGCCGGGATCCGCGCCGCGGTTCGGTGGCGTACCTGTCGGGGGCGGCGCTGGGCATGCTCGTCGCACTGACCGTCTGGTACGTCGTCTTCCGTGCAGTGAAGCACACCGCCGGCGGCGACCAGGAAGGCCGCGGCCGGCGCCTCGTCGACTGGATCGTCCTGGCGCTGCTGCTGGCGCTGATGGTCATCGTCTTCCTCCATCGGAAGCGCAACCAGACACCGGCCTGGATGACGAAGCTGGAGGACCCCGGGCCGCGGTTCGCGTTCGGGCTGGGTCTCCTGCTCCTCACCGCGACGCCCAGCAACGAGGTCATCATGGCCTCCGTCGCGGGCAGCCTGGCCGGACACGACCGGCCCTGGTGGCACCTGCTCCCCTTTCTGGTCCTGACCCTGCTCCTGCTGGCCCTGCCGCTGCTGGCGCTGCTGCTCCTCGGCCGTCGGGCGACGGCGGCCCTGCCGAAGGTGCGCGACTGGGCGAACGCGCACTCCTGGGTGATCAGCGAGCTGGTCACGCTGATCTTCGTCGCGATCGTGGCCGCGGACCTGGTGAAGTGA
- a CDS encoding TIGR03557 family F420-dependent LLM class oxidoreductase has translation MVKVGYTLMCEQTGPKQLVDYAVRAEAAGFDQLVMSDHYYPWLDSQGHSPYAWSVLGAVAHATNRAELMSFVTCPIRRYHPAVVAQKAGTIGVLSDGRFTLGLGAGENLNEHVVGGWPHVQQRHEMFEEALQIIRPLLNGETLTFSGNHFDVPDAYVWDRPDRPVPMAVAASGRQSATLAAEYGNGLVATEPDPHIIQMYDDAGGAGQPRYGQVAICYGPDEAECRKLVHDQFRWFGMGWKVNADLPGPESFTAATQFVREEDVAEGISCGPDVDKHVEAFKKFVDAGFTHVAIVQVGGDTQPMFLDWAQEQLLPRLREL, from the coding sequence ATGGTCAAGGTCGGCTACACCCTGATGTGCGAGCAGACCGGCCCGAAGCAGCTGGTCGACTACGCGGTACGGGCCGAGGCGGCCGGCTTCGACCAGCTCGTGATGTCCGACCACTACTACCCGTGGCTGGACTCCCAGGGCCACTCCCCGTACGCCTGGTCGGTGCTCGGGGCCGTCGCCCACGCCACCAACCGGGCCGAGCTGATGTCCTTCGTGACCTGCCCGATCCGCCGCTACCACCCGGCCGTGGTCGCGCAGAAGGCCGGCACCATCGGCGTGCTCTCGGACGGCCGGTTCACCCTCGGCCTCGGCGCCGGGGAGAACCTCAACGAACACGTGGTCGGCGGCTGGCCGCACGTGCAGCAGCGGCACGAGATGTTCGAGGAGGCCCTGCAGATCATCCGGCCGCTGCTCAACGGCGAGACGCTGACCTTCTCCGGCAACCACTTCGACGTCCCCGACGCGTACGTCTGGGACCGGCCGGACCGCCCGGTGCCGATGGCCGTCGCCGCCTCCGGCCGGCAGTCCGCCACCCTCGCCGCCGAGTACGGCAACGGCCTCGTCGCCACCGAGCCCGACCCGCACATCATCCAGATGTACGACGACGCGGGCGGCGCCGGCCAGCCCCGCTACGGCCAGGTGGCGATCTGCTACGGCCCCGACGAGGCCGAATGCCGCAAGCTCGTGCACGACCAGTTCCGCTGGTTCGGCATGGGCTGGAAGGTCAACGCCGACCTGCCCGGCCCCGAGTCGTTCACCGCCGCCACCCAGTTCGTCCGCGAGGAGGACGTCGCCGAGGGCATCTCCTGCGGCCCGGACGTCGACAAGCACGTCGAGGCGTTCAAGAAGTTCGTCGACGCCGGCTTCACCCACGTGGCGATCGTGCAGGTGGGCGGCGACACCCAGCCGATGTTCCTGGACTGGGCGCAGGAGCAGCTGCTGCCGCGACTGCGCGAGCTGTGA
- a CDS encoding phosphatase PAP2 family protein, giving the protein MTAVKETARRPLGHFAERSIAGLLGVLGAGAGFGVLLMLVRFKWGPLYHADHEAAEWFNGLVAPHHALVTVLQAVTDLGGRPVLIWLVTIAVVGLLIRRQSRLAVYLIITGVGGLILDPSLKALVGRLRPVVDVPITHAPGNSFPSGHALGSFVAYGALLLVFLPAMSPRWRKPAIAIVAVLVALIGLTRIALGVHFVSDVIGGWLLGAVWLGVTAYAFRLWRRERGRPVPPITEGLEPEAGEEITPAPAEEHVLEHPRSAIAELVVGWVIVFGALYAFGMFVGYHAKGTFFETLDTAVPQWFAERRTDSLTGLSWWWSKFGDTHAILVVSLVFCPIVLAIWKRWRPVLFVVLAMFGELSLFLASARVVQRPRPPVENLDGHMPTSSFPSGHIAATICLWSAIAIIVFARTDRWWRWLFVAMAVIMPVGVATSRMYRGMHHPTDFMGAILLSALWIGLLYWVVRPNADVHRGNQPAIGSEQVRELDDELAKASRED; this is encoded by the coding sequence GTGACCGCGGTCAAGGAGACGGCGCGACGGCCGCTGGGCCATTTCGCGGAGCGGAGCATCGCGGGCCTGCTGGGCGTCCTCGGCGCCGGCGCCGGGTTCGGCGTGCTGCTGATGCTCGTCCGGTTCAAGTGGGGGCCCCTGTACCACGCCGACCACGAGGCGGCCGAGTGGTTCAACGGCCTTGTGGCCCCGCACCACGCCCTGGTCACCGTGCTCCAGGCGGTCACCGACCTGGGTGGCCGGCCGGTGCTGATCTGGCTGGTCACCATCGCGGTGGTCGGCCTGCTGATCCGCCGGCAGTCCCGGCTGGCCGTCTACCTGATCATCACCGGGGTCGGCGGGCTGATCCTCGACCCGTCGCTGAAGGCGCTGGTCGGCCGGCTCCGGCCGGTGGTCGACGTGCCGATCACCCACGCCCCGGGCAACAGCTTCCCCAGCGGCCACGCGCTCGGCTCCTTCGTCGCGTACGGGGCGCTGCTGCTGGTCTTCCTGCCGGCCATGTCGCCCCGCTGGCGCAAGCCCGCCATCGCGATCGTGGCGGTGCTGGTGGCGCTGATCGGGCTGACCCGGATCGCGCTGGGTGTGCACTTCGTCTCCGACGTGATCGGCGGCTGGCTGCTCGGCGCGGTGTGGCTCGGCGTCACCGCGTACGCCTTCCGGCTGTGGCGCCGCGAGCGCGGCCGGCCGGTGCCCCCGATCACCGAGGGCCTGGAGCCGGAGGCGGGCGAGGAGATCACCCCCGCCCCGGCCGAGGAGCACGTGTTGGAGCATCCCCGGTCCGCCATCGCGGAACTGGTGGTCGGCTGGGTGATCGTGTTCGGCGCCCTGTACGCATTCGGGATGTTCGTCGGCTACCACGCCAAGGGGACCTTCTTCGAGACCCTGGACACCGCGGTGCCGCAGTGGTTCGCCGAGCGGCGCACCGACTCGCTGACCGGGTTGAGCTGGTGGTGGAGCAAGTTCGGCGACACCCACGCGATCCTGGTGGTGTCGCTGGTCTTCTGTCCCATCGTCCTGGCGATCTGGAAGCGCTGGCGACCGGTGCTCTTCGTGGTGCTGGCGATGTTCGGCGAGCTGAGCCTCTTCCTCGCCTCGGCCCGGGTGGTGCAGCGACCGCGCCCGCCGGTGGAGAACCTGGACGGCCACATGCCCACCTCGTCCTTCCCGTCCGGGCACATCGCCGCGACGATCTGCCTGTGGAGCGCGATCGCGATCATCGTGTTCGCCCGTACCGACCGCTGGTGGCGCTGGCTCTTCGTGGCGATGGCCGTGATCATGCCGGTCGGGGTGGCCACCTCCCGGATGTACCGGGGCATGCACCACCCGACGGACTTCATGGGCGCCATTCTGCTCAGCGCGCTCTGGATCGGCCTGCTCTACTGGGTGGTACGGCCCAACGCCGACGTGCACCGGGGCAACCAGCCGGCCATCGGGTCCGAGCAGGTGCGCGAGCTGGACGACGAGCTGGCCAAGGCCAGCCGGGAGGACTGA
- a CDS encoding YihY/virulence factor BrkB family protein, with product MSSTRIVPETRLMAQEELSADDAWHTLRRQGGWCLLRDAFIRFRYGDGFSHSRAFALQLCLAVVPFLIALTGLITDLGADRGGKLVADTVLALTPGQSESVVQELLGDGERTERAGELALTLGLLTGLVALTTTMAQIERGANRIYGVERDRPALAKYVRAAILAVTAGVPALTGFLILVGGRAMGDSVQRHYDWGAFANAAWDVARWPLSLGLTVVAVAVLFRHAPRRNQPALSWLLFGAGIATVLWWLASLLLAAYVKLSGGFGQTYGALTGMMALLLWANLTGIALFGGLAFAAQLEAMRIGVAEPAQPDLWEPEAEREEVLDTGEMTAL from the coding sequence GTGAGTAGCACCCGGATCGTGCCGGAGACCCGGCTGATGGCGCAGGAGGAGCTGTCGGCCGACGACGCCTGGCACACCCTGCGCCGCCAAGGCGGCTGGTGCCTGCTGCGGGACGCCTTCATCCGGTTCCGCTACGGCGACGGCTTCAGCCACTCCCGGGCGTTCGCGCTCCAGCTCTGCCTGGCCGTGGTGCCCTTCCTGATCGCGCTCACCGGCCTGATCACCGACCTGGGCGCCGACAGGGGCGGCAAGCTGGTCGCCGACACCGTGCTCGCGCTCACCCCCGGGCAGAGCGAGTCGGTCGTGCAGGAGCTGCTCGGCGACGGCGAGCGCACCGAACGCGCCGGTGAGCTGGCGCTGACCCTCGGTCTGCTGACCGGCCTGGTCGCGCTCACCACGACCATGGCCCAGATCGAGCGGGGCGCCAACCGGATCTACGGCGTCGAGCGGGACCGCCCGGCGCTCGCCAAGTACGTCCGCGCCGCGATCCTCGCGGTGACGGCCGGTGTGCCGGCGCTGACCGGCTTCCTGATCCTGGTCGGCGGCCGGGCGATGGGCGACTCGGTGCAGCGGCACTACGACTGGGGCGCCTTCGCCAACGCCGCCTGGGACGTGGCCCGCTGGCCGTTGAGCCTGGGGCTGACCGTGGTCGCCGTGGCGGTGCTCTTCCGCCACGCGCCCCGGCGCAACCAGCCCGCCCTGTCCTGGCTTCTCTTCGGCGCCGGCATCGCCACCGTGCTGTGGTGGCTGGCCAGCCTGCTGCTGGCCGCGTACGTCAAGCTCAGCGGCGGCTTCGGGCAGACCTACGGCGCGCTGACCGGGATGATGGCCCTGCTGCTCTGGGCCAACCTCACCGGGATCGCGCTCTTCGGCGGGCTGGCCTTCGCCGCCCAGCTCGAGGCGATGCGGATCGGCGTGGCCGAGCCGGCGCAGCCGGATCTGTGGGAGCCGGAGGCCGAGCGCGAGGAGGTCCTCGACACCGGCGAGATGACCGCGCTCTGA
- a CDS encoding diacylglycerol/lipid kinase family protein encodes MESGQHKPTAGDTGPRSAVVVNPVKVADLDEFRRIVDGALTAAGWPAPTWHETTVEDPGRGQTQQAVQAGAEVVFACGGDGTVMACVTALAGTDVALAVLPQGTGNLLAANLGLSNDLAVGLEVAVERGRRRLDVGVVDDQCFAVMAGMGFDAQMLDSTSETTKARIGWPAYVMGAAKHLRDRPMRVSIRIDDRPPLRRRARSVLVANVGRLQGGVRLLTDAEPDDGWLDVAVLTPRTLGHWLAMGWALVRRRGSVPRMEVLRGRKVEITSNRVQPRQLDGDLIEPGRSLKAEIKPESLWLCVPRPAQHPDLSVDAEAAAERGERLVEEARRE; translated from the coding sequence GTGGAGAGCGGACAGCACAAGCCGACTGCAGGTGACACCGGGCCGCGCTCGGCCGTGGTGGTCAACCCGGTCAAGGTGGCCGATCTGGACGAGTTCCGCCGGATCGTGGACGGTGCCCTCACCGCGGCCGGCTGGCCGGCGCCGACCTGGCACGAGACCACGGTCGAGGACCCGGGCCGGGGCCAGACCCAGCAGGCCGTGCAGGCCGGCGCCGAAGTCGTCTTCGCCTGTGGCGGCGACGGCACGGTGATGGCCTGCGTCACCGCGCTGGCCGGCACCGACGTCGCGCTCGCCGTGCTGCCCCAGGGCACCGGCAACCTGCTCGCCGCCAACCTGGGCCTGTCCAACGACCTGGCCGTCGGCCTGGAGGTCGCGGTGGAACGCGGGCGCCGCCGGCTGGACGTCGGTGTCGTCGACGACCAGTGCTTCGCCGTGATGGCCGGGATGGGCTTCGACGCCCAGATGCTCGACTCCACCTCCGAGACCACCAAGGCGCGGATCGGCTGGCCGGCGTACGTCATGGGGGCGGCGAAGCACCTGCGGGACCGGCCGATGCGGGTCTCCATCCGGATCGACGACCGGCCGCCGCTGCGCCGCCGGGCCCGGTCGGTGCTGGTCGCCAACGTCGGCCGCCTCCAGGGCGGGGTACGGCTGCTCACCGACGCCGAGCCGGACGACGGCTGGCTCGACGTCGCGGTGCTCACCCCCCGCACGCTCGGCCACTGGCTGGCGATGGGCTGGGCCCTGGTGCGCCGCCGGGGCAGCGTGCCCCGGATGGAGGTCCTCCGGGGCCGGAAGGTCGAGATCACCAGCAACCGGGTCCAGCCCCGGCAGCTCGACGGGGACCTGATCGAGCCGGGCCGGTCGCTCAAGGCCGAGATCAAGCCGGAGTCGCTCTGGCTCTGCGTGCCGCGGCCCGCGCAGCACCCCGACCTGTCGGTGGACGCCGAGGCGGCGGCCGAGCGCGGTGAGCGGCTGGTCGAGGAGGCCCGACGTGAGTAG
- a CDS encoding HTH domain-containing protein has protein sequence MSQATELAAAAGSTDPKVGLRAVLALRRLLERLEVVQVDNARRQGWSWQEIADALEVSRQAVHKKHAGRPAVRGSWEA, from the coding sequence ATGAGTCAGGCAACGGAACTCGCGGCGGCCGCGGGCAGCACCGACCCGAAGGTCGGGCTCCGCGCCGTGCTCGCCCTGCGCCGGCTGCTCGAACGGCTGGAGGTGGTCCAGGTGGACAACGCCCGTCGACAGGGCTGGTCCTGGCAGGAGATCGCCGACGCGCTCGAGGTCAGCCGGCAGGCGGTCCACAAGAAGCACGCCGGGCGACCGGCGGTCCGAGGCAGCTGGGAGGCGTGA